A window of Stutzerimonas stutzeri genomic DNA:
CCGGGTGGTCGCAGCGGTACCCGATCACCTGGCCTGCTTGCGGAATACGTAGAAGAGGTTCGGCTCGCTGACCAGATAGAGCGTGCCGTCCGGCCCCATCGCCATCCCTTCCGCCTGCGGCACATTGCTGTGCAATCCATGCCTGCCGGCACTCAGCGACAGGCTGCTCAGCGGTTGCCCCTTGTTATCCAGTTCCACCACCAACCGCGACTCGTCGGACAGCGCCAGCAGATGCCCGGTCTGCTCGTCGAACTGCAGGCTGGAGAGGTCGCGCACGAATAGGCGGGCATCGTGTTCATTGATATGCACCGACGGCGTCGGCTCGGCGAAGGGAAATCCGGAGATTTCGTAGATGCGCACCGGGTCGCGCTCCTTGGCAACGAACAGGCGCTTGCCTGCCGTATCGTAGGCCAGCCCTTCGAAGCCCTTGTTGCCATTGAGGTCGATGCCCAGCGACAGCTGCTGGGCCTGCGCCGAGTCGATGACCGTAGTTTGCTCATTGACCTCGACGCGCAGCAGGCGCTGTCGGCGCTCGTCGCTGATCACGTAGACGCCTTCTGAAATGTATTCGATGGCCTCCGGGTCACCGAAACCCAGCAACGGGATCGCGCGCAGCAGCTCGCCTTCCAGACTGAGCTCCAGCCAGTGCGGCTTGCCATTGGTGACGGCGATCAGGCTGTTGCGGTCCGGATCGAAGGTCAGTGCCGAGAGATCGTCATCTACCCCGCTGACCACCTTGCCCTGAATCGTCACCTGGTAATCGGGCAGCCACAACGAGGCGTCCCTGCCCAGTTCACCCTGATGCCACTGATTAAGATGGAACCAGCCACGCTCGAACAGGCGGTAATGAACGCCGGCGGCAATTGCCAGCAGCAACGCCACGCCGACCAGCGCCGCCAGGATGAATTTCAACGCACGCATAACGCCCACTTTCTTCTAATTGGAAAACGCGATTGTGCTCGGCTCGGCTTACATCAAGCTTAACGACGCGTCGAACCTCAGCGCTTGCGGCTGAAGACATAGAAACGGTTGGGTTCACCGACCACATAGATGTTGCCCTCGCCATCCATCGCGACGCCCTCGGCCTGCTCGATGCCCTGCACCAGGCCGTGCAAACCGCCAAACAGCGCGATGAAACTGCGCGGCTGGCCCTGCAGGTCCAGCTCCACCAGCAAACGCGACTCGTCCGACAGCAGCAGCGTATGACCACTGCGTGGATCGATCGTTACCGAGGACAGATCACGTACCAGCAAGGGCTGGTTGGGCAGCGCTTGGAGCGTGCCAACGGCGCCGTCTTCACCGGGAAATGGCAGCTCGAAAAGACCCTGCGGATCGCGTTCCTTGGCCAGCAGCAGGCGTTGCGTATGCGGGTTCCAGGCCAGGCCCTCGAAGCCCTTGTTGCCGGCATCGGAAAAGCCCAGGTCGTAACTGGACAGGTCGTCCAGATCGAGCCTCTCGACGCCCGGCTCGAGGAAGAACACCGCAACCAGATGACGACGCTCATCGACGATTGCCAGGCGGCCGTCGCCAAGCGCTTCCACCGCTTCCGGATCGGAAAAGCCGGTGAGCGTGACACGCCGCAGAACGACGCCGGCGGGGGTGAACTCAACCAGTTGCGGATGCTTGCCGGTCACGGTGAACAGCGTGCCGGTCAGCGGGTTCCAGGTCAGCCCCGAGGTTTCATCGTTCTCCAGACCGGCCAACGTCGTTTCAAGGACCAGTTCGTAATCCGGCAGCCAGATGCCGGCGGTGCGCTGTTCGGCGCTGACCGAACGTTCGCCCCAATAAAGCCGCAGCTGATCGTCCCAATGCAGCAGGCGCCCGGTGACGAGCAGGGCTACGAACAGCAGCAACAGGACGGCGGCGGCAATCAGGCGCCAACGGGAATAACGGACGGGCATGAAGAAGGTGTTCCAGCGGAAGGTGCCGGATTACATCACGAGAGCGGATTGCAAAAAAGCGGCAAACGCGGCGGGCTTGTCCCGCCGCGCCAAGGTCAGAGCACGCGGCTTTCGAAACGCGACAGACCGACCAGCTCCAGCACCAACTGGTCGCCCTGATTGAGCGGGCCAACGCCGGCCGGGGTGCCGGTCAGCACCACATCGCCCGGCTGCAGGCTGAAGTGCCCGGCGATGTGCTGTAGCAGCGGCAGGATGGCATTGAGCATCTGGCTGCTGTTGCCGTCCTGGCGGACTTCACCGTTGATTGACAGGCGAATGCCGATGTCGCCGAGATCCTCAACCGCATCACCCGGCACGAACGGCGCAAGCACGCAGGCACCGTCGAAGCTCTTGGCGATTTCCCAAGGATGGCCCTTTTCCTTGAGCCTGGCCTGCACGTCGCGCAGGGTCAGGTCCAGCGCGGGAGCGAAGCCGGAGATCGCGTCGCGTACCTCTTCCTCGTTCGGCTTGCGCGACAGCGGCTTGCCAATCAGCACGGCGATTTCCGCTTCGTAGTGTACGGCGCCGCGATCGGCCGGGATGCTGAAGCCATCATCCAGCGGCACGCTGCAGCTGCCGGCCTTGATGAACAACAGCGGCTCGGTCGGCACCGGGTTGTTCAGCTCCTTGGCGTGCTCGGCATAGTTACGGCCGATGCACACCACCTTGCCCAGCGGGTAGTGGATCGGCGTGCCATCGGTGTAGTGGTGCTGGTAACTCATCGAAGACTCCTGGTAATCCGTGGGCCGTCAGGCCGCGAAAATCTTGCCGGGGTTCATGATCCCGTTGGGATCGAACACCGCTTTGACTGCCTTCATGTACTCGATTTCCGCTGGCGAACGGCTGTATTCGAGGTAGTCGCGCTTGGTCATGCCGACGCCATGCTCGGCGGAGATCGAGCCGTTGTACTTCTGCACGGTTTCGAACACCCACTTGTTGACCGTGGCGCACTTGCCGAAGAACTCGTCCTTGTCCATCGCATCGGGCTTGAGGATGTTCAGGTGCAGGTTGCCGTCACCGATGTGACCGAACCAGACGATCTCGAAGTCCGGGTAGTGCTCGCCGACGATGGCGTCGATTTCCTTGAGGAACGCCGGCACCTTGGCGACGGTGACGGAGATGTCGTTCTTGTACGGCGTCCAGTGGCTGATGGTCTCGGAGATGTACTCGCGCAGCTTCCACAGATTCTGCAGCTGCTGCTCGCTCTGACTCATGACGCCATCGAGCACCCAGCCCTGTTCGACGCAATGCTCGAAGGTGGCCAGCGCCTGGTCGGCGCGCTCATCGGTAGTCGCTTCGAATTCGAGCAGCGCATAGAACGGGCAGTCGGTTTCGAACGGTGCCGGCACGTCACCGCGGCCCAGGACCTTGGCCAGTGCCTTGTCCGAGAAGAACTCGAAGGCAGTCAGATCCAGCTTGTCCTGGAAGGCGTGCAGCACCGGCATGATCGAGTCGAAATCCGGTGTACCCAGCACCAGCGCGGTGAGGTTGGTCGGCTGCCTCTCCAGGCGCATGGTCGCCTCGACGACGAAGCCCAGCGTGCCTTCGGCGCCGATGAACAGCTGGCGCAGGTCATAGCCGGTGGCGTTCTTGATCAGGTCCTTGTTCAGCTCGAGCAGGTCGCCCTTGCCGGTCACCACCTTCAGGCCCGCCACCCAGTTGCGGGTCATGCCGTAGCGGATCACCTTGATGCCGCCAGCGTTGGTGCCGATGTTGCCGCCGATCTGGCTGGAGCCAGCCGAGGCGAAGTCCACCGGGTAGTACAGACCCTTGTCCTCGGCGAACTGCTGCAGCTGCGCGGTGACCACGCCCGGCTGGCAGACGGCGGTGCGATCCATCTCGTTGAATTGGAGAATCTGGTTCATGTAGTCGAACGACACCACCACCTCGCCATTGGCGGCCACCGCGGCGGCGGAGAGCCCGGTGCGACCGCCCGAGGGCACTAGCGCAACCTTGCGCTCGTTGGCCCAGCGCACGATAGCCTGCACCTGCTCGATGCTTTTGGGAAAGACAATGGCCGAGGGTGCCGGAGCGAAATGCTTGGTCCAATCCTTGCCGTAGGCATTCAGCGAATCGGCGTCGGTCAGCACTTTGCCGGGCTCGACCAGGGTTTTCAGCTCATCGATCAGGGCGGGGTCGGTCATCACGGGAACTCTCATACGATTCATGGTCACCCTGAGCACGCTTCAGCACAGGGGTGGGGGTGTTTCGCGGGGCTCGTATGCTAGCATACGCACCCCTTTGACACGTGCCTCGGCAGACTCCCGACACCGCTAATGACGGGTCGGCCAGCCTTCGCTGGACACTTCAGTCCTATCCTTCGGCCTTAAGGTTTTAATGCAGATGAGCCAGACCTCTCTCGACAAGAGCAAGATCAAGTTTCTTCTTCTCGAAGGCGTGCACCAGAACGCCGTCGACACCCTCAAGGCGGCCGGCTACACCAACATCGAGTACCTCAAGGGCGCGCTGTCCACCGAGGAGCTGAAGGAGAAGATCGCCGACGCCCATTTCATCGGCATCCGCTCGCGCACCCAGCTCACCGAGGAAGTCTTCGAGGCCGCCAAGAAGCTGATCGCCGTCGGCTGTTTCTGCATCGGTACCAACCAGGTCGACCTGAACGCTGCCCGCGAACGCGGCATCGCGGTGTTCAACGCGCCCTACTCCAACACCCGTTCGGTGGCTGAATTGGTGCTGGCCGAAGCCATTCTGCTGCTACGCGGCATTCCGGAGAAGAACGCCTCCTGCCACCGCGGCGGCTGGATCAAGTCGGCGGCCAACTCGTTCGAAATCCGCGGCAAGAAGCTCGGCATCATCGGCTACGGCTCCATCGGCACCCAGCTCTCCGTGCTGGCCGAAGCGCTGGGCATGCAGGTCTATTTCTACGACGTAGTGACCAAGCTGCCGCTGGGCAACGCCAACCAGATCGGCTCGCTGTACGAGCTGCTCGGCATGTGCGACATCGTTTCCCTGCACGTACCTGAGCTGCCGTCCACCCAGTGGATGATTGGCGAGAAAGAAATCCGCGCCATGAAGAAAGGCGCCATCCTGATCAACGCCGCGCGCGGTACCGTGGTCGAGCTGGACCACCTGGCCGAGGCGATCAAGGACGAGCACCTGATTGGCGCTGCCATCGACGTGTTCCCGGTCGAGCCGAAGTCCAACGACGAGGAATTCGAAAGCCCGCTGCGTGGCCTGGATCGCGTGATTCTGACCCCGCACATCGGTGGCTCGACTGCCGAAGCGCAGGCCAACATCGGCCTGGAAGTCGCCGAGAAGCTGGTCAAGTACAGCGACAACGGCACCTCGGTGTCCTCGGTCAACTTCCCGGAAGTCGCGCTGCCATCGCACCCGGGCAAGCACCGTCTGCTGCACATCCACCGCAACATCCCGGGCG
This region includes:
- the serA gene encoding phosphoglycerate dehydrogenase, which gives rise to MSQTSLDKSKIKFLLLEGVHQNAVDTLKAAGYTNIEYLKGALSTEELKEKIADAHFIGIRSRTQLTEEVFEAAKKLIAVGCFCIGTNQVDLNAARERGIAVFNAPYSNTRSVAELVLAEAILLLRGIPEKNASCHRGGWIKSAANSFEIRGKKLGIIGYGSIGTQLSVLAEALGMQVYFYDVVTKLPLGNANQIGSLYELLGMCDIVSLHVPELPSTQWMIGEKEIRAMKKGAILINAARGTVVELDHLAEAIKDEHLIGAAIDVFPVEPKSNDEEFESPLRGLDRVILTPHIGGSTAEAQANIGLEVAEKLVKYSDNGTSVSSVNFPEVALPSHPGKHRLLHIHRNIPGVMSEINKVFADNGINICGQFLQTNDKVGYVVIDVDKEYSDLALEKLQHVNGTIRSRVLF
- a CDS encoding SdiA-regulated domain-containing protein yields the protein MPVRYSRWRLIAAAVLLLLFVALLVTGRLLHWDDQLRLYWGERSVSAEQRTAGIWLPDYELVLETTLAGLENDETSGLTWNPLTGTLFTVTGKHPQLVEFTPAGVVLRRVTLTGFSDPEAVEALGDGRLAIVDERRHLVAVFFLEPGVERLDLDDLSSYDLGFSDAGNKGFEGLAWNPHTQRLLLAKERDPQGLFELPFPGEDGAVGTLQALPNQPLLVRDLSSVTIDPRSGHTLLLSDESRLLVELDLQGQPRSFIALFGGLHGLVQGIEQAEGVAMDGEGNIYVVGEPNRFYVFSRKR
- a CDS encoding fumarylacetoacetate hydrolase family protein → MSYQHHYTDGTPIHYPLGKVVCIGRNYAEHAKELNNPVPTEPLLFIKAGSCSVPLDDGFSIPADRGAVHYEAEIAVLIGKPLSRKPNEEEVRDAISGFAPALDLTLRDVQARLKEKGHPWEIAKSFDGACVLAPFVPGDAVEDLGDIGIRLSINGEVRQDGNSSQMLNAILPLLQHIAGHFSLQPGDVVLTGTPAGVGPLNQGDQLVLELVGLSRFESRVL
- a CDS encoding FAD-binding oxidoreductase, whose protein sequence is MTDPALIDELKTLVEPGKVLTDADSLNAYGKDWTKHFAPAPSAIVFPKSIEQVQAIVRWANERKVALVPSGGRTGLSAAAVAANGEVVVSFDYMNQILQFNEMDRTAVCQPGVVTAQLQQFAEDKGLYYPVDFASAGSSQIGGNIGTNAGGIKVIRYGMTRNWVAGLKVVTGKGDLLELNKDLIKNATGYDLRQLFIGAEGTLGFVVEATMRLERQPTNLTALVLGTPDFDSIMPVLHAFQDKLDLTAFEFFSDKALAKVLGRGDVPAPFETDCPFYALLEFEATTDERADQALATFEHCVEQGWVLDGVMSQSEQQLQNLWKLREYISETISHWTPYKNDISVTVAKVPAFLKEIDAIVGEHYPDFEIVWFGHIGDGNLHLNILKPDAMDKDEFFGKCATVNKWVFETVQKYNGSISAEHGVGMTKRDYLEYSRSPAEIEYMKAVKAVFDPNGIMNPGKIFAA
- a CDS encoding SdiA-regulated domain-containing protein, with the translated sequence MRALKFILAALVGVALLLAIAAGVHYRLFERGWFHLNQWHQGELGRDASLWLPDYQVTIQGKVVSGVDDDLSALTFDPDRNSLIAVTNGKPHWLELSLEGELLRAIPLLGFGDPEAIEYISEGVYVISDERRQRLLRVEVNEQTTVIDSAQAQQLSLGIDLNGNKGFEGLAYDTAGKRLFVAKERDPVRIYEISGFPFAEPTPSVHINEHDARLFVRDLSSLQFDEQTGHLLALSDESRLVVELDNKGQPLSSLSLSAGRHGLHSNVPQAEGMAMGPDGTLYLVSEPNLFYVFRKQAR